A window of the Penaeus vannamei isolate JL-2024 chromosome 19, ASM4276789v1, whole genome shotgun sequence genome harbors these coding sequences:
- the LOC138865041 gene encoding uncharacterized protein has protein sequence MKLFTTVLVYLFILTIRRLSGKPITTYIKSKYGKTALDTFRRTEKLSYRSKKLQKDIKFLNLCKYYDVIPKFLNFRVHNPVFESTQIYRSWCFVLLDREISNQKKKETVITDKLNKDYLNLKSILSPLDYICITRLINNNVHKKMVKVDNIHSNKLLKLGIDVKKKVDKNKVIFNFSDKNLSEEQKDILSHGLDYCLPPTKVSFHKFFLYFEKLCNNLKNCDIYNNTFNNVTSNISTIANNTFKKFSRQGKQSNDAENFTSPLQTLKNDETITITKPDKGRGVVILNKHDYHQKLLSILDDHSKFKKITTKISTHLLYLEDKLKRLLRAIKPSIGESTYNFLSTSGSQPGRLYGLPKVHKPNIPLRPIISSIGTFNYNTAKFLVPIISPLTTNQYTIENSTAFANEITSLDLEQPSTMASFDVESLFTNVPLLETTEIIVDNIQTTHLNKFGLTKDSFKKLLNIAAHHSVFSYNDDLYMQTDGVAMGSPLGPSYANAFLCHREINWLKQCPPEFRPVYYRRYIDDTFVLFKHPSHVNLFLNYLNSKHQCIKFTCETQLNNQLPFLDTYVTIDNGRFHTSIYRKPTFTGLGLHFLSNIPYIYKINSIRTLITRAYNLCSNWSSFHNEMKFLNNFFVSNGYPLHLFDKITKTFLCNKFSIPPTVHTAKRDHRYVKLPFMGRLSFEVRKQLRTLLQNHYPQMKFTFVFNNSNTIANFLKTAYEMPL, from the coding sequence atgaaattgtttacgactgtcttagtctacctcttcatactgactattcGACGCCTGAGTGGCAAACCGATAACGACATACATCAAAAGCAAGTATGGCAAGACAGCACTGGACACTTTTAGGAGGACGGAGAAGCTTTCCTACCGCTCCAAAAAGCTGCAGAAAGACATAAAGTTCCTGAATTTATGCAAATATTACGATGTAATTCCCAAATTTCTCAACTTCCGTGTTCACAATCCTGTATTTGAAAGCACCCAAATATATCGCTCCTGGTGTTTTGTACTCCTAGACAGAGAAATCTccaaccaaaagaaaaaagaaactgtaATCACTGACAAACTTAATAAGGATTATCTTAATCTGAAATCTATACTATCTCCATTGGACTATATTTGTATTACTAGACTGATCAACAATAATGTCCACAAGAAAATGGTTAAGGTTGACAACATTCACAGTAACAAACTTCTAAAACTAGGTATTGACGTGaagaaaaaagttgataaaaacaAAGTGATCTTTAATTTCTCTGATAAAAACTTATCTGAAGAACAGAAAGATATTCTTTCCCATGGACTGGATTATTGTTTGCCGCCAACTAAGGTTTCCTTCCAtaaattctttctctattttgaaaAACTATGTAATAATCTAAAAAACTGTGATATCTATAATAACACCTTCAATAATGTCACCAGTAATATATCAACCATAGCAAATAACACCTTTAAGAAATTCTCTCGTCAAGGTAAACAATCCAATGATGCAGAAAATTTCACTTCACCTCTACAGACGCTTAAGAATGATGAAACTATAACAATCACCAAACCAGATAAGGGTCGTGGAGTTGTCATCTTAAACAAACATGACTATCATCAAAAATTACTTAGTATTCTGGATGACCATAGCAAATTCAAGAAAATCACTACTAAAATATCCACCCACTTGTTATACCTCGAAGATAAACTTAAAAGACTTCTCCGGGCCATTAAACCATCCATCGGTGAAAGCACCTATAATTTCCTGTCAACTTCTGGCTCCCAACCGGGAAGGCTATATGGTCTCCCCAAAGTTCACAAACCAAATATCCCTCTAAGACCCATTATTTCATCGATTGGTACTTTTAACTACAACACTGCAAAGTTCCTGGTTCCTATCATTTCCCCGTTAACTACCAATCAATATACCATTGAAAATTCCACAGCCTTTGCAAATGAAATAACCTCTCTTGACCTTGAACAACCCAgcactatggcgagttttgatgtggaaTCGTTGTTCACGAATGTGCCACTTCTAGAAACAACAGAGATTATAGTTGACAACATACAAACCACCCATCTCAACAAATTTGGTTtaacaaaagatagcttcaagaaACTACTTAATATTGCAGCTCATCACTCTGTTTTCTCGTATAATGATGATCTTTATATGCAAACAGACGGAGTAGCAATGGGTTCCCCACTTGGCCCCTCATATGCCAATGCCTTCCTTTGTCATCGTGAAATTAACTGGCTTAAACAGTGCCCACCAGAATTCAGACCTGTCTactaccgacgatatattgatgaCACTTTCGTTCTATTCAAACACCCTTCACatgttaatttgtttttgaattaCCTTAACTCTAAACACCAATGTattaaatttacctgtgaaacacAGCTCAATAATCAACTTCCCTTTCTAGATACCTATGTTACCATTGATAATGGACGTTTCCATACCAGCATTTACCGTAAGCCAACCTTTACTGGCCTCGGCCTTCATTTCCTCAGCaatattccatatatttataaaatcaatagCATAAGAACACTCATCACTAGAGCATATAACCTATGCAGTAATTGGTCATCTTtccacaatgaaatgaaatttctaaataaCTTCTTTGTTAGCAATGGATACccattgcatttatttgataaaataacaaagacttttttatgtaacaaattctctattccgcctactgtacacactgcaaaaagggatcatagatatgtgaaactgccatttatgggaagattaagttttgaagtgcgaaaacagttaagaacgctgctacaaaatcattatcctcaaatgaaatttacgtttgtttttaacaactctaacaccattgccaattttcttaaaacagcctacgagatgccactctga